The following coding sequences are from one Bradyrhizobium sp. 200 window:
- a CDS encoding AAA family ATPase: MITYERQNSEQQPEITAPSTEDHIAPAPRVSVQAFCETVETAAAVQSAGEDRRLGKAHLKIQMGGMAAAIEAYRSAPTPNVIILETEGRNDILAGLDQLATVCDAGTRVIVIGRINDVMLYRELVRRGVSDYVIAPVSAIDVVRSICNLFSSPEAKAVGRIIAIVGAKGGVGASTVAHNVAWAIARDLALDSVVADLDLAFGTAGLDYNQDPPQGIADAVFSPDRVDTAFLDRLLSKCTDHLSLLAAPATLDRVYDFGAEAFDSIFDTLRTTMPCIVLDVPHQWSGWTKRALIAADDILIVAAPDLANLRNTKNIFDLLKASRPNDRAPLYCLNQVGIPKRPEIPAAEFAKAIENHPIATIPFEPQIFGSAANNGQMIAEISATHRTTEMFLQIAQRLTGRGETKKPKSSLLSPLIEKLRAKK, encoded by the coding sequence ATGATCACTTACGAGCGTCAGAATTCAGAACAGCAGCCGGAAATCACGGCGCCGTCGACCGAGGATCACATCGCGCCGGCGCCGCGGGTGTCGGTGCAGGCCTTCTGCGAGACGGTGGAAACCGCCGCCGCCGTTCAGTCGGCGGGCGAAGACCGCCGCCTGGGCAAGGCCCATCTCAAGATCCAGATGGGCGGCATGGCCGCCGCCATCGAGGCCTACCGCTCGGCGCCGACCCCGAACGTCATCATCCTGGAGACCGAAGGCCGCAACGATATTCTCGCCGGCCTCGACCAGCTCGCCACCGTCTGCGACGCCGGAACCCGCGTGATCGTGATCGGGCGCATCAACGACGTCATGCTCTATCGCGAACTGGTCCGCCGCGGCGTCAGCGACTACGTCATCGCCCCGGTCAGCGCCATCGACGTCGTGCGGTCGATCTGCAACCTGTTCTCGTCGCCCGAAGCCAAGGCCGTCGGCCGCATCATTGCCATCGTCGGCGCCAAGGGCGGCGTCGGCGCATCCACCGTCGCCCACAACGTCGCCTGGGCGATCGCACGCGATCTGGCGCTGGATTCCGTGGTCGCCGATCTCGACCTCGCTTTCGGCACCGCCGGCCTCGACTACAATCAGGACCCGCCGCAGGGTATCGCGGATGCGGTGTTCTCGCCGGACCGGGTCGATACCGCGTTCCTCGACCGCCTGCTGTCGAAATGCACCGACCACCTCAGCCTGCTGGCCGCGCCGGCCACGCTTGACCGGGTCTACGATTTCGGCGCCGAGGCGTTCGATTCGATCTTCGACACGCTTCGCACCACGATGCCCTGCATCGTGCTCGACGTTCCCCATCAATGGTCGGGATGGACCAAGCGCGCCCTGATCGCGGCCGACGACATCCTGATCGTCGCGGCGCCCGATCTCGCCAATCTGCGCAACACCAAGAACATCTTCGATCTCCTGAAGGCATCGCGGCCGAACGATCGCGCGCCGCTCTATTGCCTGAACCAGGTCGGCATCCCGAAGCGGCCGGAGATTCCTGCCGCCGAGTTCGCCAAGGCGATCGAAAACCACCCGATCGCCACCATCCCGTTCGAGCCGCAAATCTTCGGTTCGGCCGCCAACAACGGCCAGATGATCGCGGAAATCTCCGCCACCCATCGCACCACCGAGATGTTCCTGCAGATCGCGCAGCGGCTCACCGGCCGCGGCGAGACCAAGAAGCCGAAAAGTTCGTTGCTGTCGCCTTTGATCGAGAAGTTACGGGCCAAGAAGTAG
- a CDS encoding CpaD family pilus assembly protein: MKPTRPADPKRALRLTGALIGLSVALSACKHTTDVVTTAGVPDDYRQRHPIAVQEADRSIVVFVGRGRGGLSASQRADVMYLGQTWMREGTGIISIDVPVNTPNARAAEDSLREIRATLAAAGVPPRGVNVRQYSPEDPRHMAAIRLNYPKISAVAGPCGLWPEDIGPSIHNKGYFDNKPYYNFGCSNQRNLAAMVDNPSDLVQPRPETPAFAPRRGIAFDKYRKGTPTATTYPDAEKAKLSDTGK, translated from the coding sequence ATGAAACCCACAAGGCCCGCCGATCCCAAGCGCGCCCTCCGGCTAACGGGAGCACTGATCGGTCTTTCCGTGGCGCTCAGTGCCTGCAAGCACACCACCGACGTCGTCACGACGGCGGGCGTGCCTGACGACTATCGCCAGCGTCATCCGATCGCGGTCCAGGAAGCCGACCGCTCGATCGTCGTTTTCGTCGGCCGCGGACGCGGCGGCCTCTCCGCCTCCCAGCGTGCCGACGTGATGTATCTGGGCCAGACCTGGATGCGGGAGGGCACCGGCATCATCAGCATCGACGTGCCCGTCAATACGCCGAACGCGCGGGCGGCCGAGGATTCACTGCGCGAGATCCGTGCGACGCTTGCCGCCGCCGGCGTGCCGCCGCGCGGGGTCAATGTCCGCCAGTACAGCCCCGAAGATCCCAGGCACATGGCCGCGATCCGCCTCAACTATCCGAAGATTTCGGCGGTGGCCGGTCCGTGCGGGCTGTGGCCGGAGGATATCGGGCCGTCGATCCACAACAAGGGCTATTTCGACAACAAGCCCTATTACAATTTCGGCTGCTCCAATCAACGCAATCTGGCGGCGATGGTCGACAACCCGTCCGATCTCGTGCAGCCGCGTCCCGAAACCCCAGCCTTTGCGCCGCGCCGTGGCATAGCCTTCGACAAATATCGCAAGGGTACGCCCACCGCGACAACCTATCCCGATGCCGAAAAGGCCAAACTCAGCGATACCGGCAAATGA
- a CDS encoding type II and III secretion system protein family protein, which produces MKCREVQPMMRTFIVRALSFSAVAALTLNPALTPVAASDYRVAPAAADGQMNARFVSLGIGKSIVIDLPREIKDVLVADPKIANAVVRSTQRAYIIGAAVGQTNIVFFDSTGAQIAAYDIAVKRDLNGVRAALKQSLPNSDILIEGVGDGVLLSGTAASPIEAQQAADIAARLVGGAEKVVNSIAVRGRDQVMLKVTLAEVQRSIIKQMGIDLSANLTYGTSVVNFRNSTPFTANNAPLVAGNALTGAFGTTPSVQATLRAMESAGVVRTLAEPNLTAISGESATFISGGEFPIPTGVSCQTTTGGGIGQCVQTVSFKKFGISLNFTPVVLTEGRISLRVMTEVSEVSTENSLTGGQNGTTIPSIKTRRAETTLEIPSGGAMAMAGLIQDQTKQAINGFPGLAQLPVLGSLFRSRDFVNNQTELMVLVTPYVVRAVAQKDLSRPDDGFASASDPQADLLGSINRIYGVPGRVEKARNYRGTYGFITD; this is translated from the coding sequence ATGAAGTGCAGGGAAGTTCAGCCGATGATGCGAACGTTCATCGTCCGCGCCCTGTCGTTTTCGGCCGTGGCTGCTCTCACGCTCAATCCGGCACTGACGCCGGTGGCCGCGAGCGACTATCGCGTCGCGCCGGCCGCCGCCGACGGGCAGATGAACGCGCGGTTCGTTTCGCTCGGCATCGGCAAGTCGATCGTGATCGACCTGCCGCGGGAGATCAAGGACGTGCTGGTCGCCGATCCGAAGATTGCCAACGCCGTCGTCCGCTCGACCCAGCGCGCCTATATCATCGGCGCGGCGGTCGGCCAGACCAACATCGTCTTCTTCGATTCCACGGGCGCGCAGATCGCGGCCTACGACATCGCGGTCAAGCGCGACCTCAACGGCGTGCGCGCCGCACTGAAGCAGTCACTGCCGAATTCGGATATCCTGATCGAGGGTGTCGGCGACGGCGTGCTATTGAGCGGCACCGCCGCGAGCCCGATCGAGGCCCAACAGGCCGCCGACATCGCCGCCCGCCTGGTGGGTGGCGCTGAAAAGGTCGTCAACTCGATCGCAGTTCGCGGCCGTGACCAGGTGATGTTGAAGGTCACGCTTGCTGAAGTCCAGCGCTCGATCATCAAGCAGATGGGCATCGATCTCAGCGCCAACCTGACCTACGGCACATCGGTTGTTAATTTCAGAAACAGCACCCCGTTCACCGCAAACAACGCGCCGCTCGTCGCCGGCAACGCCCTTACCGGGGCTTTCGGTACGACGCCATCCGTGCAGGCGACGCTGCGCGCGATGGAAAGCGCCGGCGTGGTGCGGACCCTTGCTGAGCCTAACCTCACAGCCATTTCCGGCGAGTCCGCAACCTTTATCTCCGGCGGCGAATTTCCCATTCCGACCGGCGTGAGCTGCCAAACAACAACGGGTGGTGGCATCGGACAATGCGTCCAGACAGTCAGCTTCAAGAAATTCGGCATCTCCCTCAACTTTACGCCGGTCGTGCTGACGGAGGGACGAATCAGCCTTCGGGTGATGACCGAAGTGTCGGAAGTCTCGACCGAAAACTCTCTGACTGGCGGCCAGAATGGAACGACCATTCCGTCGATCAAGACCCGCCGCGCCGAGACGACGCTGGAAATTCCGTCCGGCGGCGCGATGGCCATGGCCGGCCTGATTCAGGACCAGACCAAACAGGCCATCAATGGCTTTCCGGGCCTGGCGCAACTGCCGGTTCTCGGCTCGCTGTTCCGCAGCCGCGACTTCGTCAACAACCAGACCGAACTGATGGTTCTGGTGACGCCCTATGTGGTGCGTGCGGTGGCGCAGAAGGACCTGTCGCGCCCCGATGACGGCTTTGCCAGCGCGTCGGATCCGCAGGCTGACCTGCTCGGCAGCATCAATCGCATCTACGGCGTTCCGGGCCGCGTCGAAAAGGCACGGAATTATCGCGGCACTTACGGCTTTATTACGGACTGA
- the cpaB gene encoding Flp pilus assembly protein CpaB — translation MNTARIVVLAIAIGAGGIAAYLASGSDDKPAPAQPVAQMQTVDILVAKSDIGLGHSVKPDDLQWQTWPAASASSSFISRASKADAIREITGSIARAPFIAGEPIREQKLVKADGSGFMAAILPAGYRAISTEISPETGAGGFILPNDRVDVLLTRREKNPDKAGPDISSAEVILTNVRVLAIDQAPKEKEGTNTLVGKTVTLELKPEQAETLARSRQGGSLTLALRSIADVNTVEKPDEQINKRGENLNVIRYGVASQQTVQK, via the coding sequence ATGAATACCGCACGCATTGTGGTCCTGGCCATCGCCATCGGCGCCGGCGGCATTGCCGCATATCTCGCCAGCGGGTCCGATGACAAGCCGGCGCCGGCCCAGCCGGTCGCGCAGATGCAGACCGTCGATATTCTCGTCGCCAAATCGGATATCGGCCTTGGCCACTCGGTCAAGCCGGACGACCTGCAGTGGCAGACTTGGCCGGCCGCGTCCGCCAGCAGCAGCTTCATCAGCCGCGCCAGCAAGGCCGACGCCATCAGGGAGATCACCGGCTCGATCGCACGCGCGCCGTTCATTGCGGGCGAACCGATTCGCGAACAGAAGCTGGTGAAGGCCGATGGCTCCGGCTTCATGGCGGCGATCCTGCCTGCCGGCTACCGCGCCATTTCCACGGAAATTTCGCCGGAAACCGGCGCCGGCGGCTTCATCCTGCCGAACGACCGGGTCGACGTGCTTCTTACCAGGCGCGAGAAGAATCCGGACAAAGCCGGCCCGGATATATCCAGTGCGGAGGTCATCCTGACCAATGTTCGCGTTCTTGCGATCGACCAGGCGCCGAAGGAAAAAGAAGGCACCAACACGCTGGTCGGCAAGACCGTCACCCTCGAACTGAAACCCGAGCAGGCCGAGACGCTGGCGCGATCGCGCCAGGGCGGCTCGCTCACGCTGGCGCTGCGCAGCATCGCCGACGTCAACACGGTCGAGAAGCCGGACGAACAAATCAACAAGCGCGGCGAAAATCTCAACGTCATTCGTTACGGCGTTGCCAGCCAGCAGACGGTGCAGAAGTGA